In one window of Equus asinus isolate D_3611 breed Donkey chromosome 16, EquAss-T2T_v2, whole genome shotgun sequence DNA:
- the INKA2 gene encoding PAK4-inhibitor INKA2, whose translation MDCYLRRLKQELMSMKEVGDGLQDQMNCMMGALQELKLLQVQTALERLEISGGDPALGCPESPRTQPEPPRWEGGGGPARPVACSPSTQPSLGSSTKFPSHRNVCGRDWAPLPRTQLPEHHSRAQQGPELVEPDDWTSTLMSRGRNRQPLVLGDNVFADLVGNWLDLPELEKGGEKGETGEAGGQKRERGQPRELGRRFALTANIFRKFLRSVRPDRDRLLKEKPGWVTPTASEPRAGRSQKVKKRSHSKGSGHGPFPGTAEPRRGENPSTSCPKALEPSPSGFDINTAVWV comes from the coding sequence ATGTCCATGAAGGAAGTGGGTGATGGCTTGCAGGATCAGATGAACTGCATGATGGGGGCACTGCAGGAACTGAAGCTCCTACAGGTGCAGACAGCACTGGAACGGCTGGAGATCTCTGGAGGGGATCCTGCCCTGGGCTGCCCTGAAAGCCCCCGGACTCAGCCTGAGCCCCCTCGATGGGAGGGTGGCGGAGGTCCTGCCAGGCCTGTGGCCTGCTCCCCCTCCACCCAACCTTCTCTTGGCAGCAGCACCAAGTTTCCATCCCATCGGAATGTGTGCGGGAGGGATTGGGCCCCCCTTCCCAGGACACAGCTGCCGGAGCACCACAGCCGTGCCCAGCAGGGGCCAGAGCTGGTGGAACCCGATGACTGGACCTCCACGCTGATGTCCCGGGGCCGGAATCGACAGCCCCTGGTGTTAGGTGACAACGTGTTTGCGGACCTGGTGGGCAACTGGCTGGATTTGCCTGAACTGGAGAAGGGTGGGGAGAAGGGTGAGACTGGGGAAGCAGGTgggcagaaaagagagaggggccagccccgggagcTGGGCCGCAGGTTTGCCCTAACAGCAAACATCTTTAGGAAGTTCTTGCGTAGTGTGCGGCCCGACAGGGACCGGCTGCTGAAGGAGAAACCGGGCTGGGTGACCCCCACGGCCTCGGAGCCCCGAGCCGGGCGCTCGCAGAAGGTCAAGAAGCGGAGCCATTCCAAGGGCTCTGGACATGGCCCCTTCCCAGGCACCGCGGAGCCCAGACGAGGGGAAAATCCTTCCACGAGTTGCCCCAAGGCCCTGGAACCCTCACCCTCTGGCTTTGACATTAACACAGCTGTTTGGGTCTGa